From the genome of Nitrosopumilus sp., one region includes:
- a CDS encoding phosphoribosyltransferase, whose protein sequence is MAQYAEWSEIESLIRVLSDHILNSSRTFSSITTLSRGGLIPSRLLADHLGIQTILVDQDTVSSQSLFVDDIFDSGMTFEKILSAVDDPSQLLYVTLYARRGKKYPSQLIYAKKTDGDDYVVFPWDRIEFQNSQK, encoded by the coding sequence TTGGCACAGTATGCAGAGTGGTCTGAAATAGAATCTTTGATACGGGTGTTGTCTGATCATATTTTAAACTCATCAAGAACATTTTCTAGCATTACAACTTTGAGCAGAGGGGGGCTAATACCATCACGATTGTTGGCAGATCATTTGGGAATTCAAACAATCCTTGTTGATCAAGATACAGTTTCTTCACAATCTCTATTTGTTGATGATATTTTTGACTCTGGAATGACATTTGAAAAAATCTTATCTGCTGTAGATGACCCATCTCAACTGCTTTACGTGACTTTGTATGCAAGACGTGGAAAAAAGTATCCATCACAACTAATCTATGCGAAAAAAACAGACGGTGATGATTATGTTGTTTTTCCTTGGGACCGTATAGAATTTCAAAACTCTCAAAAATAA
- the tfb gene encoding transcription initiation factor IIB (stabilizes TBP binding to an archaeal box-A promoter; responsible for recruiting RNA polymerase II to the pre-initiation complex), with amino-acid sequence MLKNSMMSGPKCPSCGDQKIVTDQNTGELFCSKCGLVITDKVVDTGAEWRSFSNDEGNKARTGAGTSLTMHDRGLSTVIGAANKDATGKPLSAGVKSSIERLRTWDSRSQAHSSADRNLRQALNEMGKLKDKLALTDAVVEKAAYIYRKSMEKKLVRGRSIQGLVAACLYASCRNTETPRTLDDIAKGINIRRKDVARCYRLIYRELELKMPVVDPVKGVSRIASIAELSEKSKRKAIKILNQAKDDGIVAGKDPMGIAAAALYLACISTGEVKSQKDISIASGVTEVTIRNRCAGLRKMLNE; translated from the coding sequence ATGCTTAAAAATTCGATGATGTCCGGCCCCAAATGCCCTTCTTGCGGAGATCAAAAAATTGTCACAGATCAGAATACGGGTGAGTTATTTTGTAGTAAATGTGGGTTGGTAATTACAGATAAAGTTGTAGACACTGGTGCTGAATGGCGTTCATTTTCAAATGATGAAGGCAACAAAGCAAGAACGGGGGCCGGTACATCATTGACCATGCATGACCGCGGACTGTCCACCGTAATTGGTGCAGCCAACAAGGATGCAACGGGCAAGCCATTATCGGCAGGTGTCAAAAGTTCAATTGAGAGACTGCGAACCTGGGACAGTCGGAGTCAAGCACATTCTTCGGCAGACAGGAATCTCAGACAAGCGCTTAACGAAATGGGCAAACTAAAAGATAAACTTGCATTAACTGACGCAGTAGTTGAAAAAGCTGCATACATTTACAGAAAATCCATGGAGAAAAAGCTAGTAAGGGGTCGTTCAATCCAAGGATTGGTTGCAGCATGCCTTTATGCATCGTGTAGGAACACCGAAACACCTAGAACTTTGGATGACATTGCAAAGGGTATCAACATTAGAAGAAAGGATGTTGCACGATGCTACAGATTGATTTATCGAGAACTTGAATTAAAAATGCCTGTGGTAGATCCCGTAAAGGGAGTTTCCAGAATTGCAAGTATTGCAGAATTAAGTGAAAAAAGTAAACGAAAAGCAATTAAAATTTTGAATCAGGCAAAAGATGACGGCATAGTTGCCGGAAAAGATCCCATGGGAATAGCTGCTGCTGCACTCTATCTTGCATGCATAAGCACCGGCGAAGTAAAATCCCAAAAAGACATCTCAATCGCATCAGGCGTTACTGAAGTGACAATAAGAAACAGGTGTGCGGGATTGAGAAAAATGCTCAACGAATGA
- a CDS encoding biotin--[acetyl-CoA-carboxylase] ligase: MVNQTYNSFDNPGLVKVLTFLQTHNTEYLSGQDLSDVLRISRVAIWKHIKKIQELGYVIESKQKLGYKLVSNSDVLLPWEITANLKTRLIGQHAYYFDTLDSTQDQALKMAGDATSNGSVIVASTQTGGKGRDGRKWISPKGGIWISIILQPKFDISIMTLFPIASSLALSIAIEKLFSISPELKWPNDLTIKGKKVAGMLVDASLESNRIESMVLGVGINFDVNVKQIERSLKQTSNFYGIASLSEQKEKVRPIQLVQAFLVELEKIYESLNARQTKKIISEWTSRSSTIGKNVELDTVGGKIKGKAIKIDEDGALVVSKNNKHQRVIAGDVIHLSK, from the coding sequence TTGGTAAATCAAACTTATAATTCATTTGATAATCCGGGGTTAGTCAAAGTACTCACATTTTTACAAACTCACAATACAGAGTATCTTTCAGGGCAGGACTTGAGTGATGTTTTACGGATTAGCAGGGTTGCAATATGGAAACATATCAAAAAGATTCAAGAACTCGGATATGTCATAGAGTCAAAACAGAAACTGGGCTACAAGCTAGTATCAAACTCTGATGTGTTGCTGCCATGGGAAATTACTGCAAACCTAAAGACACGTCTAATCGGACAGCATGCATACTATTTTGACACGCTTGACTCTACTCAAGATCAGGCACTAAAAATGGCTGGTGACGCAACAAGCAACGGTTCAGTAATCGTAGCGTCAACACAAACAGGTGGAAAAGGACGTGATGGAAGAAAATGGATTTCACCTAAAGGAGGAATCTGGATATCCATAATACTGCAACCAAAATTTGACATTTCCATTATGACACTGTTTCCAATCGCATCATCACTGGCATTGTCAATTGCAATAGAAAAATTATTCTCAATATCGCCTGAACTGAAATGGCCAAACGATCTGACAATAAAGGGGAAAAAAGTGGCAGGCATGCTGGTTGACGCATCCTTGGAATCAAATAGAATTGAAAGTATGGTATTGGGAGTTGGAATAAACTTTGACGTGAATGTAAAACAGATTGAAAGATCCCTCAAGCAAACATCGAATTTTTACGGAATAGCGTCTCTGAGTGAGCAAAAAGAAAAAGTCAGACCGATTCAACTGGTTCAGGCGTTTCTAGTCGAATTGGAAAAAATTTATGAGTCACTCAACGCAAGACAGACGAAAAAAATCATCTCTGAATGGACATCACGTTCATCCACAATTGGAAAAAATGTGGAACTAGACACAGTGGGGGGAAAAATTAAAGGAAAAGCAATTAAAATTGACGAAGACGGGGCCCTAGTCGTATCCAAAAATAACAAGCATCAAAGAGTCATTGCAGGTGACGTTATTCACTTGTCAAAATAA
- a CDS encoding AsnC family protein: MTQPMPIKNKKEVAIDSVDRQILNLLIANARDSTRTIVKKLADVGINMSERGVGKRIARLEKLNVIHGYTAMVDLNMVNMPILRLVTVKFTSPKDFVSRVEAMKEYLTNAPYCDFSARTNGNIDWIELKFFNNHEQAQQEEDLYRAWFGDIIEDYRSYDLDIHKMGWQLFDEFDFDRFIQSTCKKEGTETYPSIMKGKTLRK, translated from the coding sequence ATGACCCAGCCTATGCCGATAAAAAACAAAAAGGAAGTTGCAATTGACAGCGTCGACAGGCAGATTCTCAACTTGCTTATCGCAAATGCAAGGGATTCCACAAGAACCATCGTAAAAAAATTGGCAGACGTTGGAATAAATATGTCTGAGAGAGGAGTCGGAAAGAGAATTGCAAGGCTGGAAAAACTAAACGTCATCCATGGTTATACAGCAATGGTTGATCTGAACATGGTGAATATGCCCATCTTACGCCTTGTCACTGTAAAGTTTACGTCTCCAAAAGACTTTGTATCTAGGGTGGAGGCAATGAAGGAATATCTTACAAATGCGCCATATTGCGACTTTTCGGCCAGAACCAACGGCAACATCGACTGGATAGAGCTAAAATTCTTCAACAACCATGAGCAGGCTCAGCAGGAAGAGGACCTTTACCGTGCTTGGTTTGGCGACATCATAGAGGATTACAGGTCATATGACTTGGATATTCACAAAATGGGTTGGCAGCTATTTGACGAGTTTGACTTTGACCGATTTATTCAAAGTACTTGCAAAAAGGAAGGTACTGAAACGTACCCAAGCATCATGAAAGGCAAGACGTTGAGAAAATAG
- a CDS encoding CoA-binding protein encodes MEEDHTSDDEIREILSLNSVAVVGMSKNSSKAAHNVPKYLSEQGYDITPVNPTTNEILGKRSYDLVSEITKDVDVVNIFRPSDQVLPVIQEAIKIKPKVIWLQEGIHNLEAEELAKKAGIKIIFNRCMLAEHQRLSQ; translated from the coding sequence ATGGAAGAAGATCATACATCTGATGATGAAATTCGTGAGATTCTTTCCTTGAACAGTGTGGCAGTAGTGGGCATGTCTAAAAATTCCTCAAAAGCTGCGCATAATGTGCCCAAATACCTATCAGAACAAGGATATGACATCACCCCGGTGAATCCCACGACAAATGAAATTCTTGGCAAAAGATCTTATGATTTGGTTTCTGAAATAACCAAAGATGTGGATGTCGTCAACATCTTTAGACCATCGGATCAGGTCTTGCCAGTTATTCAAGAAGCAATCAAGATAAAGCCAAAAGTGATTTGGCTTCAAGAAGGAATTCATAATTTGGAAGCAGAAGAACTGGCAAAAAAAGCAGGAATTAAAATAATTTTCAACAGGTGCATGTTGGCAGAACATCAGAGACTGTCACAATGA
- a CDS encoding ABC transporter substrate-binding protein: MSVKRIVSFLPSATELLYEFGVQDTLYGVTHECKYPHDAISKPQVISSVINSDELDSKEIDTVTCKLLKDGKDIFVLNEKNLKDANPDLIISQETCEVCAAYTSQVNKAIALLQRTPLLHSMDPHNMDEILDSVRKLGDILGKKTKANQIVNALDKRIAYIRENTNAKFVKVLAIEWIEPFFTAGHWVPEMIQIAGGQNMISKTGEHSRRLTLDEIITSNPDIIIFMPCGFDVSRTVKEYEEILKDDKKWNSLNAVKKDHVFAVDANSFFSKPSIRTVDGVEILAKIIQPEKFTKLKVPDKSFVKIIGIQT; the protein is encoded by the coding sequence ATGTCTGTAAAGAGAATTGTTTCGTTTTTACCCAGTGCCACGGAACTACTCTATGAATTTGGAGTGCAAGATACCCTGTATGGAGTTACACATGAATGCAAGTACCCTCATGACGCAATTTCAAAACCGCAGGTGATAAGCTCAGTAATAAATTCGGATGAGTTGGACAGTAAAGAAATTGATACAGTAACTTGCAAGTTGTTAAAAGATGGAAAAGATATTTTTGTATTAAATGAAAAAAATCTAAAAGATGCAAATCCTGATCTGATTATCTCGCAAGAGACCTGTGAAGTTTGTGCAGCATATACAAGTCAAGTAAACAAAGCAATTGCTCTTCTTCAAAGAACACCTCTTTTGCATTCAATGGATCCACATAACATGGATGAAATTTTGGATTCTGTTAGAAAACTGGGCGATATTTTGGGAAAGAAAACAAAAGCTAATCAGATTGTGAATGCCCTTGACAAGAGAATTGCATACATCAGAGAAAACACTAATGCAAAATTTGTAAAAGTGCTTGCCATCGAATGGATTGAGCCCTTTTTTACCGCAGGCCATTGGGTTCCAGAAATGATACAGATTGCAGGTGGACAAAACATGATAAGTAAGACTGGAGAGCATTCCAGACGACTAACACTGGATGAAATTATCACATCCAATCCAGACATCATCATTTTCATGCCTTGCGGATTTGACGTCAGCAGAACCGTAAAGGAATATGAAGAAATTTTAAAAGATGACAAAAAATGGAATTCACTAAATGCCGTTAAAAAGGATCATGTCTTTGCAGTCGATGCAAACTCATTTTTCAGCAAACCTAGCATACGAACTGTGGATGGAGTTGAAATTCTTGCTAAAATTATCCAGCCCGAAAAATTCACCAAACTAAAAGTCCCTGATAAATCCTTTGTAAAAATAATTGGAATTCAAACATAG
- a CDS encoding DUF432 domain-containing protein, with the protein MRIELAPIRPLNHPAKRTRHMFLKFDKEIYLSHGSAASIFVHCPIEIGIFLIHDSDRESLDWITCNPLNSRFGLSGSPDTGILCKYAKVSLATDYSDSTPYVEGVMKIVIENVLASGQNIDKVIFPITDNFLYYENSKTIIDGIKVVLKKRAAVSIADIKTDSLSTEWTKSPTWEDTTVTDSMEMGLE; encoded by the coding sequence ATCCGGATTGAACTAGCGCCAATAAGGCCGCTGAATCATCCCGCCAAAAGAACAAGGCACATGTTTCTGAAATTTGACAAAGAGATCTACCTGAGTCATGGTTCTGCGGCAAGCATCTTTGTTCACTGCCCCATCGAGATAGGAATTTTTTTAATTCATGATTCAGATAGGGAATCACTGGACTGGATTACATGCAATCCGTTAAATTCCAGGTTTGGTCTTTCAGGCTCACCTGATACGGGGATTTTATGCAAGTATGCCAAAGTATCCTTAGCTACTGATTACAGCGACTCCACACCGTATGTCGAAGGCGTCATGAAGATAGTGATTGAAAATGTTTTGGCCAGTGGGCAAAACATCGACAAGGTGATCTTTCCAATAACTGATAATTTTCTATATTATGAAAATTCAAAGACAATAATTGACGGTATCAAAGTAGTGTTAAAGAAAAGGGCAGCAGTAAGCATTGCAGATATTAAAACAGATTCTCTCAGTACCGAGTGGACAAAGTCTCCCACCTGGGAAGATACGACAGTGACAGATAGCATGGAGATGGGCTTGGAATAA
- a CDS encoding mechanosensitive ion channel — MMLEFLQELSQMQLIGGLTVLSLLMGAIIMTVGIIIAKIVKLLFHKYYAPTLQKDTAQNISKLIYFGIIIISFMVFTSSQGVDFSGLMVAGGIFAVIIGFATQSVISNLISGVFLMIEKPVKHGDTIQIPDMSIYGTLLDIATFSSRVRKFDGTIVRIPNEKFFASNIRSLSTSTVRRADITVGISYNDDIDNAISVIKKEIQSTMPFILSIPEPEFRVKELGDSSVNIQVLVWHPKDDWSQAQPILLTTVKRALDKSGIEIPYPQRVIWGAKD; from the coding sequence ATGATGTTGGAATTTCTTCAGGAATTGTCTCAAATGCAACTCATTGGCGGATTGACAGTTCTTTCGTTGCTGATGGGGGCAATAATCATGACAGTTGGAATAATCATTGCCAAAATTGTAAAACTATTATTTCACAAGTATTATGCGCCAACATTACAGAAAGACACTGCACAAAACATTAGCAAGCTGATCTATTTTGGAATAATCATCATTTCATTTATGGTGTTCACCTCAAGCCAGGGAGTTGACTTTTCTGGCCTCATGGTTGCCGGGGGAATTTTTGCGGTGATCATTGGATTTGCAACGCAGTCCGTAATTTCCAATTTGATCTCAGGAGTGTTCCTGATGATTGAAAAGCCGGTAAAGCACGGGGATACCATACAGATTCCAGACATGTCAATATATGGAACGCTACTTGACATTGCAACGTTTTCAAGTAGGGTAAGAAAGTTTGACGGCACCATAGTTAGAATTCCCAATGAAAAATTCTTCGCATCAAATATTCGCTCGCTTAGCACTTCGACAGTCAGACGGGCAGACATCACGGTAGGAATTTCATACAATGATGACATTGACAATGCAATATCTGTAATAAAAAAAGAGATTCAGAGCACCATGCCGTTTATTCTCAGCATTCCGGAACCTGAATTCAGGGTGAAAGAGCTGGGAGATTCCAGCGTAAACATACAGGTTTTGGTATGGCACCCTAAAGATGACTGGAGTCAGGCACAGCCCATCTTGCTTACCACCGTAAAACGTGCTTTGGACAAGTCTGGAATTGAAATTCCATATCCTCAACGCGTCATATGGGGAGCAAAAGACTAG
- a CDS encoding cysteine--tRNA ligase — protein sequence MKLQDTLSSSRHALDVSKNVKIYLCGVTVYDESHIGHARTIIVFDVLRKYLEGKGVGIEMIQNFTDVDDKIINRANKENTTADKISTKYIQNYFNDFDGLNVKRATNYPKATEHILDIIQFIEKLIFKEVAYASKNGVYFSVSKFPEYGKLSKKNIDELQSGSRVQVDEQKKDPLDFAIWKFSDNEPTWDSPWGRGRPGWHIECSAMSVKYLGENFDIHGGGRDLIFPHHENEIAQSESCTGTQFAKVWMHVGMVTINGEKMSKSVGNVKSIKYVLDNWGPNVIRLFCLSGHYSKPIDYSEDLLKENLAKWRQVETCHYELIHACSENSEDVKSITKIASEDFDKSLEDDLNTHLALSSFYQLVKETNKLAANESLGRENSQIIKIELQRMMDVLGLVIPEITEVTKQNVDKLIESREQFRKEKKFEDADKIRDKLNEMNVDLIDHKGRTIWMQKENIKAEN from the coding sequence ATGAAACTGCAAGATACCTTGTCAAGTTCACGACATGCATTGGATGTTTCAAAAAATGTAAAAATTTACCTTTGTGGTGTCACAGTATATGACGAATCCCACATAGGACACGCTAGAACGATAATAGTTTTTGACGTGTTAAGAAAATACTTGGAGGGAAAGGGAGTCGGGATAGAAATGATTCAGAATTTTACTGATGTCGACGATAAAATAATCAACCGTGCAAATAAAGAAAATACCACTGCAGATAAAATCAGTACAAAGTATATTCAAAACTATTTCAATGATTTTGACGGGCTGAATGTTAAACGTGCAACAAATTATCCAAAGGCAACAGAACACATCCTAGACATAATTCAATTCATAGAAAAATTAATTTTCAAAGAAGTTGCATACGCTTCTAAAAATGGGGTTTATTTTTCAGTATCAAAATTTCCAGAATATGGAAAATTATCCAAAAAAAATATTGATGAACTTCAATCAGGTTCAAGAGTTCAGGTTGATGAGCAAAAAAAGGATCCTCTAGATTTTGCAATATGGAAGTTTTCAGACAATGAGCCGACATGGGATAGTCCCTGGGGTAGGGGAAGGCCGGGATGGCATATAGAGTGCTCTGCAATGAGCGTCAAGTATCTGGGGGAGAATTTTGACATTCATGGGGGCGGAAGGGATCTTATTTTCCCACATCATGAAAATGAAATTGCCCAATCTGAATCCTGCACAGGCACACAATTTGCCAAAGTTTGGATGCATGTGGGAATGGTTACAATAAATGGCGAAAAAATGTCAAAATCCGTTGGAAATGTAAAATCCATCAAATACGTATTGGACAATTGGGGTCCCAATGTGATTCGATTATTCTGTCTGTCTGGACACTATTCCAAGCCCATAGATTATTCTGAAGATCTGCTCAAAGAGAACCTTGCAAAATGGAGGCAGGTTGAAACATGTCATTACGAATTGATTCATGCATGCAGTGAAAACAGTGAAGATGTCAAATCCATTACAAAAATAGCAAGTGAAGATTTTGACAAGTCATTGGAAGATGATTTAAACACGCATCTGGCATTATCGTCATTTTATCAACTGGTTAAGGAAACAAACAAGCTTGCAGCAAACGAAAGCCTGGGTAGGGAAAATTCTCAGATAATAAAAATAGAATTACAAAGAATGATGGATGTTTTGGGATTGGTGATTCCGGAAATAACTGAAGTGACAAAACAAAATGTTGACAAGTTAATTGAAAGTAGGGAGCAATTTAGAAAAGAAAAGAAATTTGAAGATGCAGACAAAATTCGTGACAAGCTAAATGAAATGAATGTGGATCTGATTGATCATAAGGGAAGAACCATTTGGATGCAAAAAGAAAACATCAAAGCTGAAAACTAG
- a CDS encoding NAD+ synthase: MNQDLIDEIINQDYSAITKTIENFLFDEIKKTNSNGVILGLSGGIDSAVLAYICKRKLKDKTLALIMPDTEITPKSETEDALKMIGLTGIEYKLVDINSIINEYTAHVESDEKANGNLRARVRTNILYHYANFKNYLVLGSSDKSEHLIGYFTKFGDGASDIVPIVALYKLQVRELAKYLGVPENIILKKSSPHLWKDHEAEKELGVSYEDVDPILYCLFDKQLTVNETHKATLIDKSIIEKIKQLKINSEHKRTMSKRPEGTQS; encoded by the coding sequence TTGAATCAAGATCTTATAGACGAAATCATAAATCAAGATTATTCGGCAATCACTAAAACAATCGAAAATTTCTTGTTCGACGAAATAAAAAAAACAAATTCTAACGGGGTAATTTTGGGATTAAGCGGGGGAATAGATTCCGCAGTTTTAGCTTACATTTGTAAAAGAAAACTAAAAGACAAGACACTTGCATTGATAATGCCCGATACTGAAATTACGCCAAAATCCGAAACTGAAGATGCACTAAAAATGATCGGACTTACGGGAATTGAGTACAAGCTAGTTGACATAAATTCAATCATAAATGAATACACTGCACATGTAGAATCAGATGAAAAAGCCAATGGAAATTTGCGTGCCAGGGTCAGAACCAATATTTTGTATCATTATGCCAATTTCAAAAACTATCTTGTATTAGGCTCAAGTGACAAAAGTGAGCATCTTATTGGATATTTTACCAAATTTGGAGACGGTGCATCAGATATCGTCCCAATAGTCGCCCTGTACAAACTTCAGGTTAGGGAACTTGCAAAATATTTAGGAGTTCCTGAAAATATTATTTTAAAAAAGAGCAGTCCGCACTTGTGGAAAGATCACGAGGCAGAAAAAGAATTGGGAGTATCGTATGAGGATGTTGATCCTATACTGTATTGTCTGTTTGACAAACAGTTGACTGTAAATGAAACCCACAAGGCCACACTAATCGACAAGTCAATCATAGAAAAAATTAAACAACTAAAAATAAACAGTGAGCACAAAAGAACGATGTCCAAAAGACCAGAAGGAACTCAATCATGA
- a CDS encoding Rieske 2Fe-2S domain-containing protein — translation MTWKRIADKGEVAIGKGKAFKIDGKQVAVFNQDGYHAMDDLCVHQDGSIAPGKLEGDIVECPLHFWHYNIKTGELVDYLKEVKLETYPVQARDDGIYIDI, via the coding sequence ATGACTTGGAAGAGAATTGCAGATAAGGGCGAAGTTGCAATTGGAAAGGGAAAGGCTTTCAAAATAGATGGAAAGCAAGTTGCAGTTTTCAATCAGGATGGATACCATGCGATGGATGATCTGTGCGTTCATCAGGACGGATCAATTGCACCTGGAAAATTAGAAGGCGATATTGTAGAGTGTCCGTTACATTTTTGGCATTATAACATAAAGACAGGAGAGCTTGTAGACTATCTCAAGGAAGTCAAACTCGAGACGTACCCTGTTCAGGCCAGAGACGACGGCATCTATATTGATATTTGA
- a CDS encoding adenosylhomocysteinase has protein sequence MSKVNSSPKLIKEGKLSYEWARSHMQILDNTINRFKKSKPLKGVTLGFCLHITKETSVLLMGAKELGATVACCGGNPLTTQDDIAAYLASQGIHVYSWHGQSVKDYDWCIDQVLKHKPTILTDDGADMNIKAHFDKRFKDMEVLGATEETTAGVTRIRAVENQGKLRYPVILVNEAQTKHMFDNRYGTGQSSIDSYLRAMNLLMASKRVVVVGYGWVGRGVAARFHGMGSKVIVTEVDPIKGLEAHMDGFEVMPMSQAAKIGDMFVTCTGMTSVIRKEHILKMKNGAIMGNVGHFDVEIDSEFLLKSSKSVKEVRPNLDECTLENGKIVYLIGQGRLANLVAAEGHPPEVMAQSFSNQILSVLHILKNHSKMENKIIDVPEEIDKQVAVDALNAMDVKIDKLTSEQVKYASSW, from the coding sequence TTGAGCAAAGTTAACTCTAGTCCAAAATTGATCAAGGAAGGAAAGCTATCCTATGAATGGGCAAGATCTCACATGCAGATTTTAGACAATACGATTAATCGCTTTAAAAAATCAAAGCCACTCAAAGGTGTTACACTAGGATTTTGTTTGCACATTACAAAAGAAACATCCGTTTTACTTATGGGTGCCAAAGAATTGGGCGCCACGGTTGCATGCTGCGGCGGAAATCCACTTACAACTCAGGATGATATTGCAGCATATTTGGCATCTCAGGGAATTCATGTTTATTCATGGCACGGTCAGTCAGTCAAAGACTATGACTGGTGCATTGATCAAGTGTTAAAGCACAAACCCACAATTCTAACTGATGACGGTGCAGATATGAACATCAAGGCCCATTTTGATAAAAGATTCAAGGACATGGAGGTTTTAGGCGCTACAGAAGAAACCACAGCTGGAGTTACCAGAATCAGAGCTGTAGAAAATCAAGGCAAACTTCGTTATCCCGTTATACTAGTTAATGAAGCACAGACAAAACACATGTTTGACAACAGATATGGGACTGGACAAAGTTCTATTGACAGCTATCTACGTGCAATGAACCTCCTCATGGCATCAAAACGTGTTGTAGTTGTAGGATACGGTTGGGTTGGACGCGGAGTAGCAGCACGATTTCATGGAATGGGGTCCAAGGTAATTGTTACCGAAGTAGATCCAATAAAAGGACTTGAAGCACATATGGACGGATTTGAAGTGATGCCAATGTCACAAGCTGCAAAGATTGGAGACATGTTTGTAACATGTACCGGAATGACCAGCGTGATTAGAAAAGAGCATATTTTGAAAATGAAAAACGGAGCAATAATGGGAAATGTCGGTCACTTTGATGTAGAAATTGACAGTGAATTCTTACTAAAGTCATCAAAATCAGTAAAAGAGGTAAGACCCAATCTTGATGAATGTACACTAGAAAATGGAAAAATAGTTTATCTGATTGGACAAGGACGTCTTGCAAACCTGGTTGCAGCAGAGGGACATCCGCCAGAAGTAATGGCACAGTCTTTCTCAAATCAAATTCTATCAGTTTTACACATTCTAAAGAACCATAGTAAAATGGAAAATAAGATAATAGATGTGCCAGAGGAAATTGACAAGCAAGTGGCAGTTGATGCGCTAAATGCAATGGATGTCAAAATAGACAAACTTACTTCTGAGCAAGTAAAATACGCAAGCAGCTGGTAA